GCCTTCTCCAGAACCCCGGCAGACGCCAAATTTTCCACATCACAGAACGCTTCCGCTCGGAAAACTTGGGAATGCGACAACGCATGAGCTACGAGCCAGCCCATCACCTCCGATGCGCAGCCTTTGCCCCAAGCTGATTGCCGAAGGGCGTACCCGAAAGTGACCCTATGCCCGAGCACCTGCGGGTGAAACATCCCAACGAGTTCTGCGGGCTGCTGGCGATCGAACGCGACCAGAGGGAAACCCTTTCCCGACTCCCACTCCGAGGTTGCAATCTGCAAGAACGCGGTCGTTTCCGTGACGTTCTGGTGAGGCTTCCAGCCGAGGAACCGAGTGACCTTGGCATCGGTCGCATAGCCATCAAAGATGGCCTGTGCGTCATCAAGTCTGACACGGCGGAGAAGATAGCGGGCGGTCTCAAAGCTGTTTGGCAGGCGATATTCTTCGGTCATTCCGCTACGCTAGCGATATAGCGCGATCCTGCAATCCAAGATGTCCGCTTCGTCCGCCC
The Salipiger sp. CCB-MM3 genome window above contains:
- a CDS encoding GNAT family N-acetyltransferase, with amino-acid sequence MTEEYRLPNSFETARYLLRRVRLDDAQAIFDGYATDAKVTRFLGWKPHQNVTETTAFLQIATSEWESGKGFPLVAFDRQQPAELVGMFHPQVLGHRVTFGYALRQSAWGKGCASEVMGWLVAHALSHSQVFRAEAFCDVENLASAGVLEKAGMVREGIMRRYFRHPNISDIPRDCFLYSKVR